The segment CATGTTCTTGgtcaatttgattttatgatTCTTCAGTAACTCTTTGATTGGTAGACTTTGAGGGTTTCCTATTTTTCTAATGGATTcctaaaagtttaaaatgtaattccaataattttttccagtatgaacatataaaatattcctCTTTACTCACTATGACAGGAGCTTTGCCCATTCTAACGCTAAATAAGGATACTTGGtcttcattttttacacttttgggaAGTATCTTCCTTGACAGAAACTtcttaaaatcataattataaacaaaaatgtacaaaGAACAAATTGAAAATGCTCTTATACCTTTTTAGAATTGTATGAaggattcttttcttttttcaaaatctttactTGATGAGGAGTTAAGAGATATTTGAAGGGATGTGTTTGAAGAGAATCACTGAAGCATTTGAACTGAAGATAAATTACGCCTGGCTCATTTGATTTTTCTAAccatttattatgattataatttctCAAAACGGTACATAATTACTTACTCGAGAAGCAACGTTGGAAAGTTGACATATATTTCAAGTTACTTGCAAGATATCCTGAACTTGACGGAGTGAAGGAATGTACAGTGATCACtagagtaaagaaaataaaatacactcgTGTGCTTGAATTTGTTTTAGCTATTATGATTTCGTAATTGAATTCTATATTGTAAAGTTGCTAAATTAGATATATAACAAATTCAAACAACTGAAATTGTATTCACAGatataaatgaatgatttatagATCCTATctgatttcatttttcatacaaaatgaaTAGCATTAAAacaattcaagaaaattaatttaatactatCCATCTTGTACTTACATTCTACACTAGAATAAAAAGAGAACTGTACGATCCAAATAATACAGTATAATAATTCCTAAAACTCCAACCTTATTCAAATCTTTCGAAATAAGGTTTTTAATCTATCTAGGGTTAATATTGATTACCTTTCTGTAGATAGttctttcaagaaaaataatataatcgaTCACCTTGGGCTTTATTATCACATATCTCAAATTCAAAGTCCATGTTAAGCTGATTTAAAGCACAAAAGCtctaattattgtttataaggacccatcttcaaaaaaagttataaatagtaaataataaattgactatatttttttaataatgtatttaaatattgaatataatcacTAATGTCATTAAGAGCCGCTTTACATAACATCATTTCAGGGACGCATGTTTGAtatgtcatataatttttttttagtatttaagcATGAATTACTAGATGAGCAGAAAATTATAAACCTCAGAAGCTCGatcattttctataaatataaatctgagacgattttaggaaaaaatggcggttacatttactaaaatctaccatcacAACTTCCTCATTCTAGTTATTCTTTcttgtttctctctctctctctctttctataccaagaACTGTTTTCCCCTAGACTCAACTAGATACTAGAATCCTACAgcaacttaatatatttaaatgtctcatacaatacataaatacatcaccatgataattattaacatgATAATCTGGACCGTTCAAAGTACAGAAACGGTCATTACTATACTCCTAATTTTCCATAGTCTCATTCTATTTGTGAATTTAGTAGAGGAAACTTGCGTGCAGATATCTTGAATGTTCTTGTATCTAATATCTAGTAGTGTCTAATTCATTAAttgcttatatatatagttttctaTGTTAcagcatatttaatatctagttgagtccagaggaaaaaaatgattagtatagaaagagagagagagaaaaaaaaaggaagaataattagaaatagaaaatggTGATGGTAGATTTTTGTAAACGTGCCTAAAATgccaaagaaagaaaaaggaactcgtgaataagtagaaaaatggtaaaattattttaaactgatataatacctatcactaatatgtatatatataaaagagaatatGTGTGCGTGCGTATATGTCCTGTATGCGTTCCCACACCGTtggacctaggaggctgaaattttgcatgtgTCCCTCTTTTGAAactggtcaggctaagacgggggtgcagatttttttggggggtcatattgtttaacaaaaaacaaagatggAGATTGTGTAAATCGTATGGAAcaaacagaattaaaaaatatatattcgtctAGGAGAAATATTAAGTTCAAGTTGCTGTCTAAGATATGTGGGTCACCCTGTACGTTGTAACTTGTAGGTACTTGCATATTCTTTGGTCAATCCTAAATATTATATCAGGGTTGTTAGCATTCAGCTCAATTATTCTTATTTCGTTTAGCGTTCttcgttcagccattattttcgTTCCGTTCCGCGTTCCAATCTCGTTTTATctctgtcattttataaatacatggtaaatgattgaacctttatatatatgatttgtgtattttttataaatataattattttttttggactaaACCCCGACATGTATGCGACATTGAGAAAATACAATGCaaccaagattaatagaaatactattagTTGTTACCCTTGATTGCagccagtaacgttaaacataTTACATAGTATCTAACGCAAAtctgaagtactttaaatccatacgaaaaatgacaacaaaaaataaaaaacaaagagcgtgagaatttgtttcattaagagtacaagagaaattaaataatgactaCGTAtgtaaaagggacataaataataattgtttacatTTTAGAGTGGTTAATTCCCATTTACATGCATATTAATTTCAGGTGCGTCTGCAGGGATGGAGGCTTTAGGTCCCtccacaatttcaaaaattgccctGTTTCTAGGATACTTACGATAACCTTTCCGAAATTATTATGTCCTATtggaacggaacgctaaaatctcagTTTTAGCGTTcagcgtttaaaaaaaaaaacaagcaaaactTTTCCATTCATTGAACacacgttccatggaacgccTTTAAATTTTGCGTTCCGTTCACAAGtctgtattatataaattaagaaactcATGTCCAATTAATCCTGGAGTCGAAAGACACATTCCAATTAATGAGGGATCAGTTTGGTATTTTTCATCAGCCTTTAATGAAAGTCCTCTCTCAAGGAAGGGATATCCAGTATCCTCCATCACTATAAGGAAATACACTTGCTGTCTTGGAGCAAAATTGGACATCTTGAATCCCATATGACGACAATGAAGTATATACTTATCCACTTCGTGATTTGGGGAAGAAATATGTACTCTTGACGACTTGCTCCGGTTCAGAATTATATCCTTTTACTTTTTACGAGTCAAAACAAGTCATTCGTGGTATTATCAGAAGTCTGAAATAACGCAacagtaataatttataattaaacaatagcCAATGGTCCACTCGTGTTCGATGTAAAGAAGCAAAGAGGTCCAAATCCTCATGTTCCTACGAAAGAAGTGGGACTCGATGGAGTTGACGACCACTTCATGAATTCAAAGGAGAAGAGAAAAAGATGTAAGATGCCTGGATGTCATTTACCTAATGACCCATGTACATTGCAGTAAATGTGGCGTTTTCTTACATTACAtacgaaatatttaaaaatatattttgatatatgaaaagtaagatgttttcttttcatataCGCCAAGTCTAATGtatctttttatgttttgatactaatctttttgttttatattttataatatatcaggGGTGTCctcagggggtgggctggagggcctATATCTCCCACcaagaatacaaaaatgtaagaatttttttttaactagaaaataTTATCgctttggaagaaaaaaataaatgagaaaataggttattttttttctaatcaaatGGTCATTCGACCAGATTAAGCTACAGAgcaaaaagttttcaaatcaGCCGTCTGTctccccttaaaaaaaataaaagtataaataaatatttttcatctaaaaataattttgttcttttcttcATCAGTAatagtaaaagtaaaaataattttgtagcaTTATTGATAGGATATTGAAACAGTATAAGAGGTAAAACTACTCAAAACGCTTCATAATGATTTAATGAATACAAGACTAGCCGAACGATGCCTTGTTAGTTGTTAGTAACCACTAACAAGGCTTACTTAGTTACTAAAACACAGTTACAgttaaaaaaatcgtatttcgtttaagttttttaaaattataaatattgcgAAAACATCGTTGTAGTATAACTATCAGGATCTATTAACAATACCAGAGCTTCTGTGCCCTCAAAGAGGAATACAAAGAGTTCATAATATTAGAGTCATTGAGATATTAGAAGAACTCAGTGGCTAGAAAGACAGCTAGAGAACGCACTCTATGAAAGGAGGAATTACAACTTGTGTTTGGTTCACGAAACCTTTGGACGCGTGTACGTATGAATATCTTTATCAAATAGGGGATAGAAGAGTTGTAACTGCGTGGAAAGACATTTCATTCATAGTGACTTGTATGGATCTTTCGTACAAATCATTCGGATATAGGGATCTGCATCCACTCACCTTTCCCGTTCCTTGGAATTCAAggttttccatttggatatctaATACATCTCAACTCTTTTTTCCTCCCTCGGTGGATTTCATCTCCTTTAACGGAAGAATCCTTTATTGTGCAGATGCCTTTTTATATGAAGGTCTGTGACAGTGACTTTTCATTGCCTCATTGCGCAAGAATACACAAAATCCTCCAAATCTTCTACGGAAttatcgtatacttctacatataaaaacTATGGAGTTCCAATAAACCACAtaataatcgactgaaagatCCATCTACTACTTCTTCAGTCAAGTTCTTGAGTCCTTttctccttaagtcaactcAGCTTCGTCTTTTACTCTAACAAAACTATTATATTGATAAGTGCCCATGTATATAACGCATAAATAACTATTCTCAATAATATTGATGTCGAATGATATGAagccaagaatataattattatcgtttagagacatttttcatcattaagacaatcaccaaattgaagtaaTGACTGATGTAAAAGGGTTTatcaatgttatatttttttttattgtttctatatcttgttctgaactcgagatattttcatttttaggctgaaaaatgatgaaaaaagacTCCTATTTAGATGTTACTTAGACAAGTTGATATAAAATTCATTGTGTTGGCTTGTGAGTTTACTCACTTACGTTTTTGTTGCTTGTAGTATATTATCATTACTCAGTATTGTGTttcatacttataatatattatccttATTCATTGTTGTGTTTCCTACTTTGGTCCATTTTGTGTTTAATAAAGCCTACATTTGGTAACTTAAGTGATTTTCTTATTTCACAAGTTATTCATCATGCatagtgataaaaaatatccaatgagttctaatactatctggaggagcacaagctccaatgaTGCAACCTGTTTTGGtgaaaaacatcaattttgataataaattccacttggtaaactcatattaactttttacagttataaagctataatatttgtcgtaggtGTAATTTTTTCTCAACATCACGTGATATTTGAAGCAACTCTTctattttggaataatatttcaaatcccaaaaatttgtttttaacaaaaaaatgatagctTGACTGATTGTATTCagttcaaaatcaaagtagactTATGATAAAGggttttttaatctaaatatttaaaagtattatcaAACTAATCATTTAAACAGATGAATttgtacttcaaaaataaattaataacttcaGTTCGGGTTTGTACAAGATCGttatgtagtaagtttcattcaaataattaatataaaattttagtctGCGATTGATCTTCTGGATCTTCGCTGTCGGTACCCAAGTTTTCCCATAGAATTTGATAGTGGTTGTACACGAAAATCCTCTTAAAGGCTacatataaagaatatttccaggaaaaattgactttaaatgTGCTCTTATCCAAGGAGCTTGCGATACATGTGACCGTATAATGTTTtaacatgaattcaaataacTAATAGATACATTAAATAGTCAAGAACGAGATATCTAAATAAGTTAGTAAAAACTAAAGGAGCACaccattaagaaataaattgaaattgcaTATTGCcgatatattgttttaattattttatattatcattggagACTAATTAGTTTTACATCTATGGTACAGATTCTTCATGAGA is part of the Lepeophtheirus salmonis chromosome 14, UVic_Lsal_1.4, whole genome shotgun sequence genome and harbors:
- the LOC121129750 gene encoding uncharacterized protein isoform X2 is translated as MIELLRFIIFCSSMITVHSFTPSSSGYLASNLKYMSTFQRCFSKKSNEPGVIYLQFKCFSDSLQTHPFKYLLTPHQVKILKKEKNPSYNSKKKFLSRKILPKSVKNEDQVSLFSVRMGKAPVIESIRKIGNPQSLPIKELLKNHKIKLTKNMRIIEIGKMVIIKEDEPKIKLHESKNIPENENEIELYDVSSEKEGADEISSDEWEDMGGI
- the LOC121129750 gene encoding uncharacterized protein isoform X3 codes for the protein MKSDRIYKSFIYILITVHSFTPSSSGYLASNLKYMSTFQRCFSKKSNEPGVIYLQFKCFSDSLQTHPFKYLLTPHQVKILKKEKNPSYNSKKFLSRKILPKSVKNEDQVSLFSVRMGKAPVIESIRKIGNPQSLPIKELLKNHKIKLTKNMRIIEIGKMVIIKEDEPKIKLHESKNIPENENEIELYDVSSEKEGADEISSDEWEDMGGI
- the LOC121129750 gene encoding uncharacterized protein isoform X1, giving the protein MKSDRIYKSFIYILITVHSFTPSSSGYLASNLKYMSTFQRCFSKKSNEPGVIYLQFKCFSDSLQTHPFKYLLTPHQVKILKKEKNPSYNSKKKFLSRKILPKSVKNEDQVSLFSVRMGKAPVIESIRKIGNPQSLPIKELLKNHKIKLTKNMRIIEIGKMVIIKEDEPKIKLHESKNIPENENEIELYDVSSEKEGADEISSDEWEDMGGI
- the LOC121129750 gene encoding uncharacterized protein isoform X4, which gives rise to MSTFQRCFSKKSNEPGVIYLQFKCFSDSLQTHPFKYLLTPHQVKILKKEKNPSYNSKKKFLSRKILPKSVKNEDQVSLFSVRMGKAPVIESIRKIGNPQSLPIKELLKNHKIKLTKNMRIIEIGKMVIIKEDEPKIKLHESKNIPENENEIELYDVSSEKEGADEISSDEWEDMGGI